In Paramormyrops kingsleyae isolate MSU_618 chromosome 5, PKINGS_0.4, whole genome shotgun sequence, one DNA window encodes the following:
- the LOC111833565 gene encoding uncharacterized protein, whose product MGHKPQLCPLCAVFRFNVSVHLRDFHKVDSKTERRLIYSVSSGRFAGPINCPVANCLATNLSRIDRHLRLQHRLEGDELKRQITAAKKNAARQLLQEFKSQSKAELDEIKDLQRRVAKLEEQLAHFSSHPSSAVSQASHKLLISDSVLAKYRETRNQRMFRVGALSKYRQTLKQELMYITNFVNFMWDNPQSPADAHLKYLLDMSKVNAWLSSLNQKLKFSAVKNYILAVTKFCRFLLHAQLSCVQLGRRQITSLLRHFKCQLKILSRRVIRHRQQVKDRKMQRMAITRRRRIAAAFLSSSEEEEIETEKGHSGEGTSGAFSGGDTGESQASVAETSGVQVLPQTPVTEADSVVMADELGADEGKEFTEEVEFKLLLDEDEDEVKEEDEVVKEDEVKEVVVEEEQVEEEQMVEEEQVKEEEQVKEEEQVKEVEQVKEEEQVKEEEQECESPCRLPKLVPRSQTRLRRRKLTYPNTFKDMMKDKFQPYWGSPIKTAVIHRVLAESPGLLQTCKDMSLTIHNVRGLLKQLQQE is encoded by the exons ATGGGCCACAAGCCCCAGCTCTGCCCCCTGTGCGCCGTCTTCCGCTTTAATGTCTCTGTCCACCTCCGTGATTTCCATAAGGTGGACAGTAAGACAGAGAGGAGGCTGATCTATTCAGTGTCATCGGGCAGGTTTGCTGGGCCGATCAATTGCCCAGTGGCCAACTGCTTAGCCACAAACCTTTCCCGCATTGACAGACACTTGAGGCTGCAGCACCGGCTGGAGGGAGATGAGCTGAAGCGGCAG ATCACGGCTGCCAAAAAGAACGCGGCACGTCAGTTGTTGCAGGAATTCAAAAGTCAGTCCAAGGCTGAACTGGACGAAATAAAAGACCTGCAGCGGCGTGTTGCAAAGCTAGAGGAGCAACTAGCGCATTTCTCCAGTCATCCATCTTCAGCTGTGTCGCAGGCATCCCACAAGCTGCTCATCTCTG aTTCGGTACTGGCCAAGTATAGGGAAACCAGAAACCAGCGCATGTTCCGGGTCGGCGCCTTGTCAAAATACAGACAAACCCTAAAGCAAGAATTGATGTATATTACAAATTTTGTCAACTTTATGTGGGACAATCCACAGTCCCCAGCAGATGCCCATTTAAAATATCTATTGGACATGTCCAAAGTCAATGCCTGGCTGTCCAGTCTAAATCAAAAATTAAAGTTTAGCGCAGTGAAGAATTACATTCTGGCTGTGACAAAATTTTGCCGCTTCTTGTTGCACGCCCAGCTCTCCTGTGTCCAGCTGGGGCGAAGACAGATTACCAGCCTCTTGCGGCACTTCAAATGCCAACTGAAAATATTGAGCAGGAGAGTGATCAGGCATAGGCAGCAGGTCAAAGACCGGAAGATGCAGAGGATGGCGATCACCCGAAGGCGACGGATAGCTGCTGCAtttctctcctcctctgaggaggaggagattgAGACAGAGAAAGGCCACTCTGGCGAAGGTACGAGTGGTGCTTTCAGTGGTGGTGACACTGGGGAGAGTCAGGCGTCCGTGGCTGAAACCAGCGGAGTGCAGGTGCTACCCCAAACACCTGTGACAGAAG CTGACAGTGTTGTGATGGCTGATGAGCTGGGGGCAGATGAGGGAAAAGAATTTACTGAGGAGGTGGAGTTCAAGTTGCTCTTGGACGAGGACGAGGACGAGGTGAAGGAGGAGGATGAGGTTGTGAAGGAGGATGAGGTGAaggaggtggtggtggaggaggagcaggtggaggaggagcagatggtggaggaggagcaggtgaaggaggaggagcaggtgaaggaggaggagcaggtgaaGGAGGTGGAGCAGGTAAAAGAGGAGGAGCAAgtgaaggaggaggagcaggaatgCGAA TCGCCTTGTCGTCTACCAAAGTTAGTACCACGTTCTCAG ACACGGCTCCGTAGACGGAAACTGACATATCCCAACACCTTCAAGGACATGATGAAAGATAAATTCCAGCCATATTGGGGAAGTCCAATAAAAACAGCCGTG ATCCACAGAGTCCTGGCTGAGTCTCCCGGTCTTTTGCAAACGTGCAAGGACATGAGTTTGACAATTCACAATGTTAGGGGCCTGTTAAAGCAACTCCAACA AGAATGA
- the LOC111833564 gene encoding uncharacterized protein isoform X2 has protein sequence MAEIGVSGEAGSWNGHLNVRICIMGRKPQLCPLCAVFRFNITVHLRDFHKVDSKTERRLINSVSSGRFAGPINCPLANCLATNLSRVDRHLRVYHRLEGDELKRQITAAKKNAARQSLQEFKSQPKAEPDEMKDLQRRVAKLEEQLAHFSSHPSSAVLQAFHKLLFSDSVLAKYRESMFRVGASSKYRQNQKQELMYITNFVNFMWDNPQSPADAHLKYLLDMSKVNAWLSSLNQKLKFSAVKNYILAVTKFCRFLLHAQLSCVRLGRRQITSLLRHFKCQLKILSRRVIRHRQQVKDRKMQRMAITRRRRIAAAFLSSSEEEEIETEKGHSGEGTSGAFSGGDTGESQASVAETSGVQVLPQTPVTEADSVVMADELGADEGKEFTEEVEFKLFLDEEEDEVKEEDEVVKEDEVKEVVVKEDEVVVEEEQVKEEEQVKEEEVVKDEEVVKEEEQECESPCRLPKSVPRSQTRLLRRKLTYPNTFKDMMKDKFQPYWGSPIKTAVIHRVLAESPGLLQTCKDMSLTIDNVRGLLKQLQQE, from the exons GTGCGGATCTGCATCATGGGCCGCAAGCCCCAGCTCTGCCCCCTGTGCGCCGTCTTTCGCTTTAATATCACCGTCCACCTCCGTGATTTCCATAAGGTGGACAGTAAGACAGAGAGGAGGCTCATCAATTCAGTGTCATCGGGCAGGTTTGCTGGGCCGATCAATTGCCCATTGGCCAACTGCTTAGCCACAAACCTTTCCCGCGTTGACCGACACTTGAGGGTGTACCACCGGCTGGAGGGAGATGAGCTGAAGCGGCAG ATCACGGCTGCCAAAAAGAACGCGGCACGTCAGTCGTTGCAGGAATTCAAAAGTCAACCCAAGGCTGAACCGGACGAAATGAAAGACCTGCAGCGGCGTGTTGCAAAGCTAGAGGAGCAACTAGCGCATTTCTCCAGTCATCCATCTTCAGCTGTGTTGCAGGCATTCCACAAGCTGCTCTTCTCTG aTTCGGTACTGGCCAAGTATAGGGAGAGCATGTTCCGGGTCGGCGCCTCGTCAAAATACAGGCAAAACCAAAAGCAAGAATTGATGTATATTACAAATTTTGTCAACTTTATGTGGGACAATCCACAGTCCCCAGCAGATGCCCATTTAAAATATCTATTGGACATGTCCAAAGTCAATGCCTGGCTGTCCAGTCTAAATCAAAAATTAAAGTTTAGCGCAGTGAAGAATTACATTCTGGCTGTGACAAAATTTTGCCGCTTCTTGTTGCACGCCCAGCTCTCCTGTGTCCGGCTGGGGCGAAGACAGATTACCAGCCTCTTGCGGCACTTCAAATGCCAACTGAAAATATTGAGCAGGAGAGTGATCAGGCATAGGCAGCAGGTCAAAGACCGGAAGATGCAGAGGATGGCGATCACCCGAAGGCGACGGATAGCTGCTGCAtttctctcctcctctgaggaggaggagattgAGACAGAGAAAGGCCACTCTGGCGAAGGTACGAGTGGTGCTTTCAGTGGTGGTGACACTGGGGAGAGTCAGGCGTCCGTGGCTGAAACCAGCGGAGTGCAGGTGCTACCCCAAACACCTGTGACAGAAG CTGACAGTGTTGTGATGGCTGATGAGCTGGGGGCAGATGAGGGAAAAGAATTTACCGAGGAGGTGGAGTTCAAGTTGTTCTTggacgaggaggaggatgaggtgAAGGAGGAGGATGAGGTTGTGAAGGAGGATGAGGTGAAGGAGGTGGTGGTGAAGGAGGATGAggtggtggtggaggaggagcaggtgaaggaggaggagcaggtgaaAGAAGAGGAGGTGGTGAAGGATGAGGAGGTGgtgaaggaggaggagcaggaatgTGAA TCGCCTTGTCGTCTACCAAAGTCAGTACCACGTTCTCAG ACACGGCTCCTTAGACGGAAACTGACATATCCCAACACCTTCAAGGACATGATGAAAGATAAATTCCAGCCATATTGGGGAAGTCCAATAAAAACAGCCGTG ATCCACAGAGTCCTGGCTGAGTCTCCCGGTCTTTTGCAAACGTGCAAGGACATGAGTTTGACAATTGACAATGTTAGGGGCCTGTTAAAGCAACTCCAACA AGAATGA
- the LOC111833564 gene encoding uncharacterized protein isoform X3: MGRKPQLCPLCAVFRFNITVHLRDFHKVDSKTERRLINSVSSGRFAGPINCPLANCLATNLSRVDRHLRVYHRLEGDELKRQITAAKKNAARQSLQEFKSQPKAEPDEMKDLQRRVAKLEEQLAHFSSHPSSAVLQAFHKLLFSDSVLAKYRESMFRVGASSKYRQNQKQELMYITNFVNFMWDNPQSPADAHLKYLLDMSKVNAWLSSLNQKLKFSAVKNYILAVTKFCRFLLHAQLSCVRLGRRQITSLLRHFKCQLKILSRRVIRHRQQVKDRKMQRMAITRRRRIAAAFLSSSEEEEIETEKGHSGEGTSGAFSGGDTGESQASVAETSGVQVLPQTPVTEADSVVMADELGADEGKEFTEEVEFKLFLDEEEDEVKEEDEVVKEDEVKEVVVKEDEVVVEEEQVKEEEQVKEEEVVKDEEVVKEEEQECESPCRLPKSVPRSQTRLLRRKLTYPNTFKDMMKDKFQPYWGSPIKTAVIHRVLAESPGLLQTCKDMSLTIDNVRGLLKQLQQE; this comes from the exons ATGGGCCGCAAGCCCCAGCTCTGCCCCCTGTGCGCCGTCTTTCGCTTTAATATCACCGTCCACCTCCGTGATTTCCATAAGGTGGACAGTAAGACAGAGAGGAGGCTCATCAATTCAGTGTCATCGGGCAGGTTTGCTGGGCCGATCAATTGCCCATTGGCCAACTGCTTAGCCACAAACCTTTCCCGCGTTGACCGACACTTGAGGGTGTACCACCGGCTGGAGGGAGATGAGCTGAAGCGGCAG ATCACGGCTGCCAAAAAGAACGCGGCACGTCAGTCGTTGCAGGAATTCAAAAGTCAACCCAAGGCTGAACCGGACGAAATGAAAGACCTGCAGCGGCGTGTTGCAAAGCTAGAGGAGCAACTAGCGCATTTCTCCAGTCATCCATCTTCAGCTGTGTTGCAGGCATTCCACAAGCTGCTCTTCTCTG aTTCGGTACTGGCCAAGTATAGGGAGAGCATGTTCCGGGTCGGCGCCTCGTCAAAATACAGGCAAAACCAAAAGCAAGAATTGATGTATATTACAAATTTTGTCAACTTTATGTGGGACAATCCACAGTCCCCAGCAGATGCCCATTTAAAATATCTATTGGACATGTCCAAAGTCAATGCCTGGCTGTCCAGTCTAAATCAAAAATTAAAGTTTAGCGCAGTGAAGAATTACATTCTGGCTGTGACAAAATTTTGCCGCTTCTTGTTGCACGCCCAGCTCTCCTGTGTCCGGCTGGGGCGAAGACAGATTACCAGCCTCTTGCGGCACTTCAAATGCCAACTGAAAATATTGAGCAGGAGAGTGATCAGGCATAGGCAGCAGGTCAAAGACCGGAAGATGCAGAGGATGGCGATCACCCGAAGGCGACGGATAGCTGCTGCAtttctctcctcctctgaggaggaggagattgAGACAGAGAAAGGCCACTCTGGCGAAGGTACGAGTGGTGCTTTCAGTGGTGGTGACACTGGGGAGAGTCAGGCGTCCGTGGCTGAAACCAGCGGAGTGCAGGTGCTACCCCAAACACCTGTGACAGAAG CTGACAGTGTTGTGATGGCTGATGAGCTGGGGGCAGATGAGGGAAAAGAATTTACCGAGGAGGTGGAGTTCAAGTTGTTCTTggacgaggaggaggatgaggtgAAGGAGGAGGATGAGGTTGTGAAGGAGGATGAGGTGAAGGAGGTGGTGGTGAAGGAGGATGAggtggtggtggaggaggagcaggtgaaggaggaggagcaggtgaaAGAAGAGGAGGTGGTGAAGGATGAGGAGGTGgtgaaggaggaggagcaggaatgTGAA TCGCCTTGTCGTCTACCAAAGTCAGTACCACGTTCTCAG ACACGGCTCCTTAGACGGAAACTGACATATCCCAACACCTTCAAGGACATGATGAAAGATAAATTCCAGCCATATTGGGGAAGTCCAATAAAAACAGCCGTG ATCCACAGAGTCCTGGCTGAGTCTCCCGGTCTTTTGCAAACGTGCAAGGACATGAGTTTGACAATTGACAATGTTAGGGGCCTGTTAAAGCAACTCCAACA AGAATGA
- the LOC111833564 gene encoding uncharacterized protein isoform X1, producing MGHSCCVKGCHTKSHGRNGRHDNMNFFRFPAWKRGYGQQVEEVRICIMGRKPQLCPLCAVFRFNITVHLRDFHKVDSKTERRLINSVSSGRFAGPINCPLANCLATNLSRVDRHLRVYHRLEGDELKRQITAAKKNAARQSLQEFKSQPKAEPDEMKDLQRRVAKLEEQLAHFSSHPSSAVLQAFHKLLFSDSVLAKYRESMFRVGASSKYRQNQKQELMYITNFVNFMWDNPQSPADAHLKYLLDMSKVNAWLSSLNQKLKFSAVKNYILAVTKFCRFLLHAQLSCVRLGRRQITSLLRHFKCQLKILSRRVIRHRQQVKDRKMQRMAITRRRRIAAAFLSSSEEEEIETEKGHSGEGTSGAFSGGDTGESQASVAETSGVQVLPQTPVTEADSVVMADELGADEGKEFTEEVEFKLFLDEEEDEVKEEDEVVKEDEVKEVVVKEDEVVVEEEQVKEEEQVKEEEVVKDEEVVKEEEQECESPCRLPKSVPRSQTRLLRRKLTYPNTFKDMMKDKFQPYWGSPIKTAVIHRVLAESPGLLQTCKDMSLTIDNVRGLLKQLQQE from the exons ATGGGACACTcgtgctgtgtgaaaggctgtcatactaaGTCACATGGTAGAAATGGCAGACACGACAACATGAATTTTTTTCGGTTTCCTGCTTGGAAAAGAGGATATGGACAGCAGGTAGAGGAG GTGCGGATCTGCATCATGGGCCGCAAGCCCCAGCTCTGCCCCCTGTGCGCCGTCTTTCGCTTTAATATCACCGTCCACCTCCGTGATTTCCATAAGGTGGACAGTAAGACAGAGAGGAGGCTCATCAATTCAGTGTCATCGGGCAGGTTTGCTGGGCCGATCAATTGCCCATTGGCCAACTGCTTAGCCACAAACCTTTCCCGCGTTGACCGACACTTGAGGGTGTACCACCGGCTGGAGGGAGATGAGCTGAAGCGGCAG ATCACGGCTGCCAAAAAGAACGCGGCACGTCAGTCGTTGCAGGAATTCAAAAGTCAACCCAAGGCTGAACCGGACGAAATGAAAGACCTGCAGCGGCGTGTTGCAAAGCTAGAGGAGCAACTAGCGCATTTCTCCAGTCATCCATCTTCAGCTGTGTTGCAGGCATTCCACAAGCTGCTCTTCTCTG aTTCGGTACTGGCCAAGTATAGGGAGAGCATGTTCCGGGTCGGCGCCTCGTCAAAATACAGGCAAAACCAAAAGCAAGAATTGATGTATATTACAAATTTTGTCAACTTTATGTGGGACAATCCACAGTCCCCAGCAGATGCCCATTTAAAATATCTATTGGACATGTCCAAAGTCAATGCCTGGCTGTCCAGTCTAAATCAAAAATTAAAGTTTAGCGCAGTGAAGAATTACATTCTGGCTGTGACAAAATTTTGCCGCTTCTTGTTGCACGCCCAGCTCTCCTGTGTCCGGCTGGGGCGAAGACAGATTACCAGCCTCTTGCGGCACTTCAAATGCCAACTGAAAATATTGAGCAGGAGAGTGATCAGGCATAGGCAGCAGGTCAAAGACCGGAAGATGCAGAGGATGGCGATCACCCGAAGGCGACGGATAGCTGCTGCAtttctctcctcctctgaggaggaggagattgAGACAGAGAAAGGCCACTCTGGCGAAGGTACGAGTGGTGCTTTCAGTGGTGGTGACACTGGGGAGAGTCAGGCGTCCGTGGCTGAAACCAGCGGAGTGCAGGTGCTACCCCAAACACCTGTGACAGAAG CTGACAGTGTTGTGATGGCTGATGAGCTGGGGGCAGATGAGGGAAAAGAATTTACCGAGGAGGTGGAGTTCAAGTTGTTCTTggacgaggaggaggatgaggtgAAGGAGGAGGATGAGGTTGTGAAGGAGGATGAGGTGAAGGAGGTGGTGGTGAAGGAGGATGAggtggtggtggaggaggagcaggtgaaggaggaggagcaggtgaaAGAAGAGGAGGTGGTGAAGGATGAGGAGGTGgtgaaggaggaggagcaggaatgTGAA TCGCCTTGTCGTCTACCAAAGTCAGTACCACGTTCTCAG ACACGGCTCCTTAGACGGAAACTGACATATCCCAACACCTTCAAGGACATGATGAAAGATAAATTCCAGCCATATTGGGGAAGTCCAATAAAAACAGCCGTG ATCCACAGAGTCCTGGCTGAGTCTCCCGGTCTTTTGCAAACGTGCAAGGACATGAGTTTGACAATTGACAATGTTAGGGGCCTGTTAAAGCAACTCCAACA AGAATGA